One Mesomycoplasma molare genomic window carries:
- a CDS encoding Mbov_0392 family ICE element protein: MKKQKILNLLSTNRSLLKEVAMEVTQTKDFDNYLYDNNIYHSENFLEVLDDNLREKGLDSEYIYLASKVSNFENDIRNSEYIEINAYANDFEIKNYEEVVFSYLEENCDEDDLLNLIENYVDDFEDELESEEDLEMTA; encoded by the coding sequence ATGAAAAAACAAAAAATATTAAATTTATTATCAACAAATAGAAGTTTACTAAAAGAAGTTGCTATGGAAGTAACACAAACAAAGGATTTTGATAATTATTTATACGATAATAATATTTATCATTCCGAAAATTTTTTAGAAGTTTTAGATGATAATCTAAGAGAAAAAGGATTAGATTCAGAATACATTTATTTAGCATCTAAGGTATCTAATTTTGAAAATGATATTAGAAATTCAGAATATATAGAAATCAATGCATATGCAAATGATTTTGAAATTAAAAATTACGAAGAAGTAGTATTTAGTTATTTAGAAGAAAATTGCGATGAAGACGATTTACTTAATTTAATTGAAAATTATGTTGATGATTTTGAGGATGAATTAGAATCTGAAGAAGATTTAGAAATGACAGCTTAG
- a CDS encoding DNA methyltransferase — translation MLKEKEFLDKKELIQINSISSYLAMFPVSVPLDLIKKYSTENDLIMDNFSGRGTTAISSRFLNRRFVGNDLNPYSYVLSKFKISKLCKNRIFLKLRKLEREYENIKDEISTNGFEEMLIYYSEYTLKQLIFLRNRIGKQWKTNGKYINAILAFALGLMHGPERKNGETIYFSVSMSNMISMSPNYVENYKQKHNLKTKEINIFKKLKNRIETKFFDLLTKEYNSSFKYHDSLKPLNFVKDNSVNLVITSPPYLSIVDYTKSNWIKLWLLGYDRKNVSKEIKLKDKLKMNEYIEFIKSYLNNIYPKLKTGSKVCLVVGDVYNTNLIEETWQEIKEEVNYEKIDLIIQEVSENKKSLRSMNSKKGKATQVEKILILKKE, via the coding sequence ATGTTAAAAGAAAAAGAATTTTTAGACAAAAAAGAACTAATACAAATTAATTCAATTTCTTCTTATTTAGCTATGTTTCCTGTTAGTGTTCCTTTAGATTTAATTAAAAAATATTCAACTGAAAATGATTTAATAATGGATAACTTCTCCGGAAGAGGAACCACTGCCATTAGCTCTAGATTTTTAAATAGAAGATTTGTAGGTAATGATTTAAACCCTTATAGTTATGTTTTATCAAAATTTAAAATTTCAAAACTTTGCAAAAATAGAATTTTTCTTAAATTAAGAAAATTAGAAAGAGAATATGAAAATATAAAAGATGAAATAAGTACTAATGGATTTGAGGAAATGCTTATTTACTATTCTGAGTATACACTTAAACAATTAATATTTTTAAGAAATAGAATAGGAAAACAATGAAAAACTAATGGTAAATATATTAACGCTATTTTAGCTTTTGCATTAGGATTAATGCATGGACCAGAAAGAAAAAACGGTGAAACTATTTATTTTTCTGTGTCTATGTCTAATATGATTTCAATGTCCCCTAATTATGTAGAAAATTATAAGCAAAAACATAACTTAAAAACTAAAGAAATAAATATTTTTAAAAAGCTTAAAAACAGAATTGAAACTAAATTTTTTGATTTATTAACAAAAGAATATAATTCAAGTTTTAAATACCACGATTCTTTAAAACCTTTGAACTTTGTAAAAGATAATTCAGTAAATTTAGTTATTACTTCTCCTCCTTATTTATCTATAGTTGATTATACAAAATCTAATTGAATAAAACTTTGATTATTGGGTTATGATAGAAAAAACGTTTCTAAAGAAATTAAATTAAAAGATAAATTAAAAATGAATGAATACATTGAATTTATAAAGTCTTATTTAAACAACATTTATCCTAAATTGAAAACAGGCTCTAAAGTTTGCCTTGTGGTCGGCGATGTTTATAATACAAACTTGATTGAAGAAACTTGACAAGAAATAAAAGAAGAAGTAAATTATGAAAAAATAGACCTAATAATTCAAGAAGTAAGTGAAAACAAAAAATCATTAAGGTCTATGAATAGTAAAAAAGGAAAAGCTACACAGGTAGAAAAAATATTAATTTTAAAAAAAGAATAA